A stretch of the Bacteroidota bacterium genome encodes the following:
- a CDS encoding gliding motility-associated C-terminal domain-containing protein: protein MKKFVFFLHLVVLVIYYESFAQSAGVMDNPQNILVLRVNANDSNSKSVNNIMRILSAQGCTSGCGDLMLNEIPSKTMNCNMVCGSGALGNNGLIEQLDSIRLASVSGKCAAWMIPAWVMYIHTDINSTAQNYVEIRYNGNAVGYMGPTNPGAPWQYLGPMTGSNQISIVIGYYARNQTNTVVDIKFCDTGNNGSFNWNLRDMVKQSNLQAGTFTFPGTCKTVTFNLNQLKGIAGFSCTTCPVGSLMDYKNGRAYFCPTAPGVKPGKYPITYNWNNTFGCVKSITDTITVVSIYNTTWSPPASVCESATPINLNNYLSGSADAGGIWSGSGVSGNNWVTAGLSGSITLNYTVGTGTTCEKSESHTIIVNAKPTVNITPGGSTNFCSGKPVNLTLTASGTNSYIWSTSQTGAVITVTPSITTSYTVTGTNSQGCVSTRSITVVINPSPSVSISGKVNVKCTNGSNGSISSTVTSGTPTFSYRWSTNSTSNNLTGITAGSYTLTVTDNKGCTVTTSVTITQPSSAVTLSVPVTTGTGCGSNNGTATASASGGTGAITYLWSPGNKTGSSITGLAAGIYTVTATDANGCTATSTATVAPPSGGPAITLISKKNVKCNGSANGSIFISAPGSISYSWNTGATTDNITNIGAGIFTVTVTNTNTSCSSIRIDTISAPPAYNMNPVITNVICKGSTTGSINITPTGNNGSYSFDWSTVNKQTEDISGLKAGTYTLTITDIQGCSAVYSYTITEPATGITSSLSEVNIKCKGSATGSINSNVTSGTPTYTYNWSNNSTSKNLTGLTAGSYTLTINDSKGCSSIASATITQPSTALILTTLTSTATGCGANTGTATASATNGTGTLTYLWNPGGKRGGTITGLAAGTYVITVTDANGCSITGSVTVAPPVGGPVITNNPPTNIKCHGDLTGNIYTTATGGSGNYIYSWSSGGASGTGNSSNIIGVGAGNYTITYTDISNSCSNFKTITITEPPAFNMAPLTTNILCKGSKTGSINITPTGNTPTYIYDWSPVNKQTEDITGLNPGVYVLSITDSQGCTATFSYTITEPALGITLSVTSTPSNCAASTGTAAANASGGSGVYTYLWSNGNQTSLAGNLAAGLYIVTVTDSKGCAVTASVSITNPNAPVIKTTSTNASCGQNNGTATVSVTGGANPVTYSWNFGSATSATISNLSGGTYVVVVTDANGCSVTGTASITASPNPSADFTPSVLTGDSPLTVDFVSTTSNATKWTWDFGDGQKDTVQSPNHTYTSDGRYNACLLATSANGCKDSICKTIEVSGFLIVIPNVFTPNGDSRNDVFKVTTKGIRNLEMSIWNRWGLKIIETNGPTATWNGLTSAEKECVDGTYLYMIRAFRTDEKVFDYTGFITLIR from the coding sequence ATGAAAAAGTTTGTTTTTTTCTTACATCTGGTTGTATTAGTAATTTACTATGAGAGTTTTGCTCAAAGTGCAGGTGTTATGGACAATCCACAGAATATATTGGTTTTAAGGGTAAATGCAAATGATTCTAACTCCAAATCTGTCAATAACATTATGAGAATATTATCCGCGCAAGGATGTACATCCGGATGTGGGGATTTAATGCTGAACGAAATTCCATCTAAAACTATGAACTGCAATATGGTGTGTGGTTCGGGTGCCTTGGGAAATAATGGTCTTATAGAGCAATTGGATTCCATACGTTTGGCGTCTGTTTCGGGAAAATGTGCCGCGTGGATGATACCAGCATGGGTGATGTATATTCATACTGATATTAATTCAACAGCACAAAATTATGTCGAAATCAGGTATAATGGAAACGCCGTTGGATATATGGGACCTACCAACCCTGGTGCGCCCTGGCAGTATTTAGGGCCGATGACGGGCTCTAACCAAATATCCATCGTTATTGGTTATTATGCCCGAAATCAAACAAATACTGTGGTTGATATTAAGTTTTGTGATACAGGCAACAACGGATCTTTTAATTGGAATTTAAGGGACATGGTTAAGCAAAGTAATTTGCAGGCAGGCACGTTTACTTTCCCTGGTACTTGCAAAACAGTTACATTTAATCTCAATCAGTTAAAAGGAATAGCAGGATTTTCCTGCACCACTTGTCCTGTTGGCTCTTTAATGGATTACAAAAACGGAAGAGCTTATTTCTGTCCTACTGCACCAGGTGTAAAGCCAGGTAAATATCCCATCACTTACAATTGGAATAATACCTTCGGTTGTGTAAAATCAATTACTGATACAATTACCGTTGTTTCCATATACAATACCACATGGAGTCCGCCAGCAAGCGTTTGTGAATCAGCTACACCTATCAACCTGAATAATTACTTAAGCGGTTCTGCCGATGCCGGAGGCATATGGAGCGGAAGTGGTGTTTCAGGAAATAATTGGGTAACAGCCGGATTAAGCGGTTCAATAACTTTAAACTACACAGTCGGTACAGGAACTACCTGCGAAAAGTCAGAGTCTCACACCATTATTGTGAATGCTAAACCAACTGTTAACATTACCCCGGGTGGTTCCACAAATTTCTGTTCAGGAAAACCGGTAAATCTAACCCTTACCGCATCGGGCACCAACAGCTATATTTGGAGTACAAGTCAAACAGGAGCCGTTATTACTGTAACTCCATCCATCACAACAAGCTACACGGTAACAGGTACAAATAGTCAGGGGTGCGTAAGCACACGATCAATTACTGTTGTAATAAATCCTTCTCCTTCTGTTTCAATATCAGGAAAAGTAAATGTAAAGTGTACAAATGGCTCAAACGGATCTATAAGCTCAACTGTTACTTCAGGCACACCAACATTTAGTTACAGATGGTCAACTAATTCAACATCCAATAATTTAACGGGTATCACTGCCGGATCCTATACGTTGACTGTCACCGATAATAAGGGCTGTACTGTAACTACTTCAGTAACTATCACACAACCTTCTTCCGCGGTTACATTATCAGTGCCGGTTACTACAGGAACAGGTTGCGGATCAAATAATGGTACAGCAACGGCTTCTGCATCTGGCGGAACAGGTGCAATAACATACTTGTGGAGTCCCGGAAACAAAACCGGCAGTAGTATAACCGGCCTGGCTGCAGGAATATATACAGTAACTGCTACAGATGCCAATGGATGCACAGCCACGAGTACCGCCACAGTAGCTCCACCTTCCGGAGGACCTGCTATAACACTCATCAGTAAAAAAAATGTAAAATGTAACGGTAGTGCGAACGGCAGCATTTTCATTTCAGCCCCGGGATCTATTAGTTACTCCTGGAATACAGGTGCAACAACAGATAATATTACAAATATCGGGGCGGGAATTTTTACCGTTACTGTTACAAATACAAACACTTCGTGCAGCAGTATACGTATAGATACTATTTCGGCCCCCCCTGCATATAACATGAACCCTGTAATTACAAATGTTATCTGCAAAGGTTCCACAACAGGAAGTATTAATATTACTCCTACCGGCAATAACGGCTCCTATTCATTTGACTGGTCAACAGTTAATAAACAAACAGAAGATATAAGCGGATTGAAAGCCGGCACTTATACATTAACTATTACAGATATACAGGGCTGTAGCGCTGTATATAGCTATACTATTACTGAACCGGCTACAGGGATTACATCTTCGTTATCGGAAGTAAATATAAAATGTAAAGGCAGCGCAACCGGTTCTATAAATTCAAACGTTACTTCGGGTACACCTACTTACACATACAACTGGTCAAACAATTCAACTTCTAAAAATTTAACGGGTTTAACAGCGGGTTCTTATACCCTAACTATTAATGATAGTAAAGGTTGTTCTTCTATTGCTTCAGCAACCATTACTCAACCTTCCACCGCACTTATATTAACCACACTTACTTCCACCGCAACAGGTTGCGGCGCAAATACAGGTACAGCAACTGCTTCGGCCACCAATGGTACAGGCACATTAACTTATTTATGGAATCCGGGAGGTAAACGGGGCGGGACTATAACAGGCCTTGCAGCCGGAACTTATGTTATAACAGTTACTGACGCAAATGGTTGCTCAATTACAGGCTCCGTTACCGTTGCTCCGCCTGTGGGAGGACCTGTTATAACCAATAACCCTCCAACCAATATAAAGTGTCACGGAGATTTAACCGGAAATATATATACTACTGCTACAGGGGGATCCGGTAATTATATTTATTCCTGGAGTTCAGGAGGTGCTTCAGGTACGGGCAACAGCAGTAATATAATTGGTGTGGGCGCCGGAAATTACACAATTACGTATACTGATATTTCTAATTCCTGTTCAAATTTCAAAACAATAACCATTACAGAACCCCCGGCGTTCAATATGGCACCCCTTACTACAAATATATTGTGTAAAGGATCTAAAACGGGAAGTATTAATATTACCCCAACCGGCAATACTCCAACTTATATATATGATTGGTCTCCTGTTAATAAGCAAACTGAAGATATCACAGGATTAAATCCGGGAGTATATGTATTGTCAATTACAGATTCACAAGGTTGTACGGCCACATTTAGCTATACGATTACTGAACCGGCATTGGGTATTACACTGTCAGTTACCTCAACTCCTTCAAATTGCGCTGCAAGTACCGGAACAGCTGCAGCTAATGCAAGTGGTGGGTCCGGCGTTTACACATATTTGTGGAGTAATGGAAACCAGACCAGTCTTGCCGGTAATTTAGCGGCCGGATTATATATTGTTACCGTAACTGATAGTAAAGGATGCGCCGTAACTGCTTCAGTAAGTATTACGAATCCGAATGCTCCTGTTATAAAAACCACTTCTACCAATGCTTCGTGCGGACAAAATAATGGAACCGCAACTGTTTCCGTTACAGGAGGCGCGAATCCTGTTACTTATTCCTGGAATTTTGGAAGCGCTACAAGTGCCACTATCAGTAATCTTAGCGGAGGAACCTATGTTGTTGTCGTAACAGATGCAAACGGATGTTCAGTTACCGGCACAGCAAGTATTACGGCCAGTCCAAACCCTTCGGCAGATTTTACACCTTCAGTTCTAACCGGTGATTCGCCATTAACCGTCGACTTTGTCAGTACCACTTCCAATGCAACTAAATGGACCTGGGACTTTGGTGATGGCCAAAAAGACACTGTTCAATCACCAAACCATACCTATACTTCGGACGGCAGATACAATGCGTGTTTATTGGCCACAAGCGCAAATGGGTGTAAGGATTCCATATGTAAGACTATTGAAGTATCGGGATTTTTGATTGTCATCCCTAATGTGTTTACACCAAACGGAGATTCCCGGAATGATGTTTTTAAAGTAACTACAAAAGGAATTAGAAATCTTGAGATGAGTATTTGGAATCGCTGGGGATTAAAAATCATTGAAACGAACGGACCTACCGCTACCTGGAATGGATTGACTTCTGCAGAAAAAGAATGCGTGGATGGTACATATTTATATATGATCAGAGCTTTTCGTACCGATGAGAAAGTCTTCGACTATACCGGATTTATTACCCTTATTCGATAG